Proteins co-encoded in one Epinephelus moara isolate mb chromosome 13, YSFRI_EMoa_1.0, whole genome shotgun sequence genomic window:
- the LOC126399483 gene encoding testis-expressed protein 47 isoform X2, producing MSTAKRQSSLSRGQTDWEETETMLEALHGDMRERIVLQRLIVIARLPRHLADRTELGAHYEKLNFQLSKQFIWDQMTGLLLIYPSCLLHVIESSRDVLLSFLRGLKDMQQQPDGAVLEAPRVVFMAHNPQSRLFQQWSYKVLDADQGAEDTGVKRLEEEEESTESLVCTVLSALQLLGEHLQISKKALPGLMLEERPHLIVSQDVLNKLLTRDDLQTPQQHLQMYNSPLNISMDFGRVRRSSCLTRV from the exons ATGTccactgcaaagagacaaagcaGCTTGTCTCGGGGACAGACTGActgggaggagacagagaccaTGTTGGAGGCGCTTCATGGAGACATGAGAGAG AGGATCGTGCTACAGCGGCTGATAGTGATTGCTCGCCTCCCCCGCCATCTTGCTGACAGGACAGAACTGGGAG CTCATTATGAGAAACTCAACTTTCAGCTCAGCAAACAGTTCATCTGGGATCAAATGACGGGCCTGCTGCTGATTTATCCGTCCTGTCTGCTGCACGTCATTGAA TCGTCCAGGGACGTTCTGCTTTCTTTTTTGAGAGGTCTTAAAGACATGCAACAACAGCCAGACGG TGCCGTGCTGGAGGCTCCCAGGGTCGTGTTCATGGCACATAACCCTCAGAGCAGGCTGTTCCAACAGTGGAGCTACAAG GTGCTGGATGCAGATCAGGGGGCGGAGGACACGGGGGTTAAGAGActtgaggaagaggaggagagcacAGAGAGTCTGGTTTGTACGGTCCTGTCAGCGCTGCAGCTACTGGGTGAACATCTGCAAATATCTAAAAAG GCCCTGCCTGGTTTGATGCTGGAGGAGCGTCCGCACCTGATCGTCTCTCAGGACGTTCTCAACAAGCTTTTGACTCGGGACGACTTACAGACGCCACAACAACACCTACAGATGTACAACTCACCATTAAACATCAGCATGGACTTCG GACGAGTTAGACGAAGCAGCTGCCTCACCagagtttaa
- the LOC126399483 gene encoding testis-expressed protein 47 isoform X1: MSTAKRQSSLSRGQTDWEETETMLEALHGDMRERIVLQRLIVIARLPRHLADRTELGAHYEKLNFQLSKQFIWDQMTGLLLIYPSCLLHVIESSRDVLLSFLRGLKDMQQQPDGAVLEAPRVVFMAHNPQSRLFQQWSYKTEVLDADQGAEDTGVKRLEEEEESTESLVCTVLSALQLLGEHLQISKKALPGLMLEERPHLIVSQDVLNKLLTRDDLQTPQQHLQMYNSPLNISMDFGRVRRSSCLTRV; this comes from the exons ATGTccactgcaaagagacaaagcaGCTTGTCTCGGGGACAGACTGActgggaggagacagagaccaTGTTGGAGGCGCTTCATGGAGACATGAGAGAG AGGATCGTGCTACAGCGGCTGATAGTGATTGCTCGCCTCCCCCGCCATCTTGCTGACAGGACAGAACTGGGAG CTCATTATGAGAAACTCAACTTTCAGCTCAGCAAACAGTTCATCTGGGATCAAATGACGGGCCTGCTGCTGATTTATCCGTCCTGTCTGCTGCACGTCATTGAA TCGTCCAGGGACGTTCTGCTTTCTTTTTTGAGAGGTCTTAAAGACATGCAACAACAGCCAGACGG TGCCGTGCTGGAGGCTCCCAGGGTCGTGTTCATGGCACATAACCCTCAGAGCAGGCTGTTCCAACAGTGGAGCTACAA GACTGAGGTGCTGGATGCAGATCAGGGGGCGGAGGACACGGGGGTTAAGAGActtgaggaagaggaggagagcacAGAGAGTCTGGTTTGTACGGTCCTGTCAGCGCTGCAGCTACTGGGTGAACATCTGCAAATATCTAAAAAG GCCCTGCCTGGTTTGATGCTGGAGGAGCGTCCGCACCTGATCGTCTCTCAGGACGTTCTCAACAAGCTTTTGACTCGGGACGACTTACAGACGCCACAACAACACCTACAGATGTACAACTCACCATTAAACATCAGCATGGACTTCG GACGAGTTAGACGAAGCAGCTGCCTCACCagagtttaa